A genomic segment from Ornithorhynchus anatinus isolate Pmale09 chromosome 16, mOrnAna1.pri.v4, whole genome shotgun sequence encodes:
- the CREG1 gene encoding protein CREG1 encodes MRGSLGLLLGLLLGLPPGLPCGARGGAGPLPPREEAARVARWVAHGCDWGALATISTVAEVRGRPFANVFSLSDGPAGPARGTGVPYFYFSPLQLSVGDLQENPNATLTMSLAQTHFCKKHGYDPQSPLCVHIMLSGIIEKVNSTEADFAKHSLFSRHPEMETWPSSHKWFIAKLNITNIWVLDYFGGAKRVTPEEYFAVRPE; translated from the exons ATGCGCGGGTcgctggggctgctgctggggctgctgctggggctgcCGCCGGGGCTGCCGTGCGGggctcggggcggggcggggccgctgCCCCCGCGGGAGGAGGCGGCTCGCGTGGCGCGCTGGGTGGCGCACGGCTGCGACTGGGGCGCCCTGGCCACCATCTCCACGGTGGCCGAGGTCCGCGGCCGCCCCTTCGCCAACGTCTTCTCGCTGAGCgacggcccggccggccccgcccgcggCACCGGCGTCCCCTACTTCTACTTCAGCCCCCTGCAGCTCTCCGTCGGGGACCTGCAG GAGAATCCAAATGCCACTCTGACGATGTCTCTAGCCCAGACGCATTTCTGTAAGAAACATGGGTATGACCCTCAGAGTCCTCTCTGTGTCCATATAATGCTCTCAGGGATTATTGAAAAG GTCAATAGTACGGAAGCGGACTTCGCCAAGCACTCGCTCTTCAGCCGCCACCCCGAGATGGAAACTTGGCCTTCGAGCCATAAGTGGTTCATTGCCAAGTTGAACATCACCAACATCTGGGTCCTGGATTACTTCGGCGGCGCCAAAAGAGTGACACCGGAAGAATATTTCGCGGTCAGACCCGA gtGA